A genome region from Ralstonia solanacearum K60 includes the following:
- the phcB gene encoding class I SAM-dependent methyltransferase PhcB: MYSPNQIDPAVSFRNSQGQQVRGTIITMQRRALVMEVYNPYSIVQVSEVLSDLAIKMGTRQAYLGKAVVVSLVNTGLTAVVSVTLTEEWRGLADVQDSPKLVGEEARAFVQDWEERFRIQHSYQIVVNEMRAFLAEVSRWVEQVDLSESLPKDGDGKLRMDVFQELAEPIMLKIKYFQDWLESKAADVEPELAPAHRSFAQSALHPLLLRAPFVYRTFTKPLGYAGDYEMVNQIISDPREGPSTYFQIVNAAFLNAAVARAHRNRIETLIQYLNDLATQALTAGRQFKVLNVGCGPAVEIQRFIHQHPEPQQLAFQLVDFSEETLDYTRRQMDNVRRATGKNVDIEFVHESVHQLLKRRFEPDSPELGEFDAVYCAGLFDYLSDKVCGRLLAHFAARTRKGGNLLVTNVHGSNPEKLSMEHLLEWYLVYRDEARMESLLPAGSANVRLFTDDTGVNVFAQARVGDHV; the protein is encoded by the coding sequence GTGTACTCACCCAACCAAATCGATCCGGCAGTCAGCTTCCGCAACTCCCAGGGTCAGCAGGTTCGCGGCACCATCATCACGATGCAGCGGCGCGCCCTGGTGATGGAGGTCTACAACCCGTATTCCATCGTGCAGGTCAGCGAGGTCCTCTCCGACCTGGCGATCAAGATGGGCACGCGCCAGGCCTACCTCGGCAAGGCGGTGGTGGTCAGCCTGGTCAACACCGGCCTGACCGCCGTGGTGTCCGTCACCCTGACGGAAGAGTGGCGCGGGCTGGCCGACGTCCAGGACAGCCCCAAGCTGGTCGGCGAAGAAGCCCGGGCCTTCGTCCAGGACTGGGAAGAACGGTTCCGCATCCAGCACAGCTATCAGATCGTCGTCAACGAAATGCGGGCGTTCCTGGCCGAAGTATCGCGCTGGGTGGAACAGGTCGACCTGTCCGAATCGCTGCCCAAGGACGGCGACGGCAAACTGCGCATGGACGTGTTCCAGGAGCTGGCCGAGCCGATCATGCTCAAGATCAAGTACTTCCAGGACTGGCTGGAGTCAAAAGCGGCAGACGTTGAGCCTGAGCTGGCACCTGCGCACCGGTCATTCGCACAGAGTGCCCTGCATCCGTTGCTGCTGCGCGCCCCCTTCGTCTATCGCACCTTTACTAAGCCGCTCGGCTATGCCGGCGACTACGAGATGGTCAATCAGATCATCTCCGATCCGCGCGAAGGGCCAAGTACTTACTTCCAGATCGTCAATGCCGCGTTCCTGAACGCTGCCGTGGCGCGTGCGCACCGCAATCGCATCGAGACCCTCATCCAATACCTCAACGACCTCGCCACGCAAGCCCTGACGGCCGGGCGCCAATTCAAGGTATTGAATGTCGGTTGCGGCCCTGCCGTGGAAATCCAGCGTTTCATCCACCAGCATCCGGAACCGCAACAGCTCGCCTTTCAGCTCGTGGACTTCAGCGAAGAGACGCTGGACTACACACGCCGGCAAATGGACAACGTGCGACGCGCAACCGGCAAAAACGTGGACATCGAGTTCGTGCACGAATCCGTTCATCAGTTGCTGAAGCGACGGTTCGAGCCGGACTCCCCCGAGTTGGGCGAGTTCGACGCAGTGTACTGCGCCGGACTGTTCGATTACCTGTCGGACAAAGTCTGCGGCCGGCTGCTGGCGCACTTTGCGGCGCGTACGCGCAAGGGCGGCAACCTACTCGTCACCAACGTCCACGGCAGTAACCCAGAAAAGCTGAGCATGGAGCACCTGCTGGAGTGGTATCTGGTCTACCGCGACGAAGCACGCATGGAGAGCCTGCTGCCCGCGGGTTCCGCGAACGTCCGCCTGTTCACCGACGACACGGGTGTCAACGTGTTCGCCCAAGCCAGGGTGGGTGACCATGTTTAA